In a genomic window of Phyllostomus discolor isolate MPI-MPIP mPhyDis1 chromosome 5, mPhyDis1.pri.v3, whole genome shotgun sequence:
- the LOC114497203 gene encoding LOW QUALITY PROTEIN: 60S ribosomal protein L7-like 1 (The sequence of the model RefSeq protein was modified relative to this genomic sequence to represent the inferred CDS: inserted 2 bases in 1 codon) translates to MVEGEQRKKISLVPENLLKKRKAYQALKATQAKQALLEKKEQVXKYIKFKQLEWFLHDAWRQQRDKVCLRHLEVKPHGLEVPDEHSLAFVVRIQRVNGVSLKVQRTIVRLRLKIFSGVFVQVTPQTIKTLLMVEPYVTWGFPNLKSVRELILKRGQAKIKNKIIPLTDNTVIEEHLGKFGVICLEDLNHEIAFPGKNFQAISEFLCPFQLSVARHATKDRVGFLKEMGLPGYPGERINQLIRQLN, encoded by the exons ATGGTGGAGggagagcaaagaaaaaagatctcTTTGGTTCCAGAAAATCTCCTGAAAAAGAGGAAGGCTTATCAGGCCCTCAAAGCCACCCAGGCAAAGCAGGCACTTTTGGAAAAGAAGGAGCAAGT TAAATATATCAAGTTTAAGCAACTGGAATGGTTCCTCCATGATGCCTGGCGGCAGCAGCGTGACAAGGTATGCCTCCGACACCTGGAAGTGAAACCTCATGGTTTGGAAGTGCCAGATGAACACTCCTTGGCCTTCGTTGTGCGCATCCAAAGGGTTAATGGAGTGAGTTTAAAGGTGCAGAGGACCATTGTGAGGCTTCGCCTGAAGATTTTCAGTGGTGTCTTTGTCCAAGTGACCCCCCAAACCATAAAAACGCTGCTCATGGTGGAACCTTATGTGACCTGGGGATTTCCAAATCTGAAGTCTGTCCGGGAACTCATCTTGAAACGTGGACAAGCCAAGATCAAGAATAAAATCATCCCTTTGACAGATAACACAGTGATTGAGGAGCACCTGGGGAAGTTTGGTGTCATCTGCTTGGAAGACCTCAATCATGAAATTGCCTTCCCAGGGAAGAACTTCCAGGCAATCTCAGAGTTCTTGTGCCCTTTCCAGCTCTCAGTGGCCCGTCACGCCACCAAGGATAGAGTAGGCTTCCTCAAGGAGATGGGCTTACCTGGCTATCCAGGTGAACGCATCAATCAGCTCATCCGACAGCTGAACTAA